From the Musa acuminata AAA Group cultivar baxijiao chromosome BXJ1-2, Cavendish_Baxijiao_AAA, whole genome shotgun sequence genome, one window contains:
- the LOC135607578 gene encoding uncharacterized protein LOC135607578 isoform X1, which yields MGESSSASYIRMVQHLIEQCLVFHMSKDECMEALAKHADIKPVITSTGIPSSIIFRFMEHEIYGVVSCVAVWKELEKENKEFFQAYMKDQAEKAMEMEAAQRIQKMLSESAAKDSEKED from the exons ATGGGCGAATCATCATCAGCCTCCTACATCCGCATG GTGCAACATCTGATCGAGCAATGCCTCGTCTTCCACATGAGCAAGGACGAGTGCATGGAGGCGCTCGCCAAGCACGCCGACATAAAGCCCGTCATCACTTCCACCGGTATCCCATCATCCATCATCTTTCGTTTCATGGAGCATGAGATATATGGTGTCGTGTCATGTGTCGCAGTCTGGAAGGAGTTAGAGAAGGAGAACAAGGAGTTCTTCCAGGCGTACATGAAAGATCAAGCGGAGAAGGCCATGGAGATGGAGGCCGCGCAGAGGATACAGAAGATGCTATCCGAGTCGGCCGCCAAAGATTCGGAGAAGGAAGACTAA
- the LOC135607578 gene encoding uncharacterized protein LOC135607578 isoform X2, whose protein sequence is MGESSSASYIRMVQHLIEQCLVFHMSKDECMEALAKHADIKPVITSTVWKELEKENKEFFQAYMKDQAEKAMEMEAAQRIQKMLSESAAKDSEKED, encoded by the exons ATGGGCGAATCATCATCAGCCTCCTACATCCGCATG GTGCAACATCTGATCGAGCAATGCCTCGTCTTCCACATGAGCAAGGACGAGTGCATGGAGGCGCTCGCCAAGCACGCCGACATAAAGCCCGTCATCACTTCCACCG TCTGGAAGGAGTTAGAGAAGGAGAACAAGGAGTTCTTCCAGGCGTACATGAAAGATCAAGCGGAGAAGGCCATGGAGATGGAGGCCGCGCAGAGGATACAGAAGATGCTATCCGAGTCGGCCGCCAAAGATTCGGAGAAGGAAGACTAA